CAATGCGCAGCACGTGCCTTTGTGGGCTGCGTGCACCAAATGCGAGGAAATCTGCGCACCAAACAAGGGCGCTCGCGAAGGCTTGCACCGTCATGCAGACAGCGCACAATTTCAGCCGACCCTTGGCGGTGCGCTCTGCACGCTTGCAGTGCGTGGCCGTTCACCAAAATGAGATGTGGCCCGCTTTTTGCAGATGACACCGCATCGGTAGGCCGCGTCGCCACCCCTTCAGACAACCGGGAATCCGCAGATGGAACTCACACCACGCGAAAAAGACAAGCTGCTCATCTTCACCGCCGCCCTGCTGGCCGAACGCCGCAAGGCACGCGGGCTCAAGCTCAACTATCCTGAATCGGTGGCCTTCATCAGCGCCGCCGTGATGGAGGGCGCACGCGACGGCAAGACCGTCGCCCAGCTCATGAGCGAAGGCCGCACCATCCTCACGCGTGACGACGTGATGGACGGCATCGCCGAGATGATCCCCGACATCCAGGTCGAAGCCACCTTCCCCGACGGCACCAAGCTCGTCACGGTGCACCAGCCCATCATCTGATCGCGCGCGCCACTTTCACATCGAACGCACATCGAACAAACACCGGACACCGCCATGAAGACTCTCCACAAACTCCTCGTCGCCAGCACCGGCGCAGCCTTGGCTGCCGCTGCACCGCTTTCCGCATTCGCCCACGCAGGCGATCACACCCACAGCCACGGCGTGCTCGACAGCTTTGCACAAGCCTTCGCCCACCCCTTCACCGGCGCAGACCACCTGGCCGCGATGGTCGCAGTAGGCGTGTGGAGCGCCCTCGCCGTGCGCCCCGCTTGGCGCGCACCGCTGGCCTTTGTCGCACTGCTGGTGGCAGGCTGCGTCGCAGGGTTTGCAGGCTTGGTCGTGCCTGGCGTCGAACCCATGATCGCCGCCTCCGTGCTCGTGCTCGGCCTGCTCGTCGCAGTGCAAAAACGCATGCCATGGGGCGTGGCCGCACTGCTCGCAGGCACCTTCGCCTTCTTCCACGGCGCAGCCCATGGCGCAGAACTCGCAGCCGACACCGGCCTGATGGCAGCCGCCGCACTCGCAGGCATGGCGCTAGGGTCGGCTACTTTGCACCTCACCGGCATGGCCCTCGGCAACGCAGCCCTGCAACGCCACACATGGATCGCCCGCGCAGGCGGCGTGGCCACCGCAGCGCTGGGCGCATTCATGCTCACCCGACTGGCTTGATCCCACAACGAACCGAGAGGCACGACATGATCCCCGGCGAACTGCTCATCGACGAAGGCCACCACGAACTCAACGTGGGCCGCGAGCCCATCACGCTCCTGGTGAAAAACGCCAGCGACCGCCCCATACAGGTCGGCTCGCACTACCACTTCACAGAAACTAACGCAGGCCTCTCGTTCGACCGACAAGCCGCACACGGCATGCGCCTGAACATCGCCAGCGGCATGGCAGTGCGCTTCGAACCAGGCCAGCAACGAACCGTAGAACTGGTCCCCTTCGCAGGCGACCGCCAAATCTACGGCTTCAGAGCACTGATCATGGGCGGCATCTGACAATGCCAAAAACACTCGCGCCCCAACATCTCGCGAAGTCGCGAGATGAACAGGCACGAGCGAAGCAAAGTGCCGAAACCACCTCTTCCAAACTGACTTCCGGCGGTTGTCCGAACGGAGCGCCTCCGGCGCGCAGTGAGTTCTGCCGGATGACTTCAAGCGCGTTTTTGATTACTTTTTGCGCGCCAGCAAAAAGTGATTGCCCCGCCGGGGGCAGTCCCGGCACCCGCACCAAACACCCGAGCGGCAGCACAAAAAGTGCCCCAAGCCAAAAGCAGATGAGATAGCCCCATCATGGCAAAAATAGACAAACGAGCCTACGCCGAAACCTTCGGCCCCACAGTCGGAGACCGAGTCAGACTAGCCGACACCGACCTCATCATCGAGGTAGAGCAGGACTACACCCTGCGCGCAGGAACCTACGGCGAAGAAGTCAAATTCGGCGGCGGCAAAACCATCCGCGACGGCATGGCCCAAAGCCAGCGCGCAAGAAGCCAAGGCGCGATGGACACCGTCATGACCAACGCCCTGATCCTCGACCACTGGGGCATCGTCAAGGCCGACATCGGCCTGAATGATGGCCGCATCGCAGCGATCGGCAAAGCAGGCAACCCTGACACCCAACCGGGTGTGGACATCATCATCGGCCCCGGCACCGAGATCATCAGCTGCGAAGGCTGCATCGTCACCGCTGGCGGCATCGATTCGCACATCCACTTCATCGCGCCGCAGCAGATCGATGAAGCGCTGGCGAGCGGCATCACCACCATGATCGGCGGCGGCACCGGCCCGGCCACCGGCACCTTCGCCACCACCTGCACGCCCGGCCCTTGGAACATGGAGCGCATGCTGCAGGCCGCAGACGCGTTCCCGATGAACCTCGGCTTTCTCGGCAAGGGCAACGCCAGCCTGCCGCAGGGCCTGCACGAGCAGATCAGCGCGGGCGCCATCGGCCTCAAGCTGCATGAAGACTGGGGCAGCACACCCGCTGCCATCGACAACTGCCTGAACGTGGCGGAAGAGACCGACACGCAGGTGGCGATCCACACCGACACACTCAACGAATCGGGCTTTGTGGAAGACACCGTGGCCGCGTTCAAGGGCCGCACCATCCACACCTTCCACACCGAAGGCGCGGGCGGCGGGCACGCGCCCGACATTCTCAAAGTGGTGGGCGAGGCCAACGTGCTGCCCAGCTCCACCAACCCCACGCGCCCCTACACCATCAACACGCTGGACGAGCATGTGGACATGCTGATGGTCTGCCATCACCTCGATCCGTCGATTGCCGAAGACCTCGCGTTTGCCGAAAGCCGCATCCGCAAGGAAACCATCGCGGCCGAAGACATCCTGCATGACCTCGGCGCGATCAGCATGTTCAGCTCCGACAGCCAGGCCATGGGCCGCGTCGGCGAGGTCGTGCTGCGCACCTGGCAGACCGCGCACAAGATGAAGCTGCAGCGCGGCGCACTCAAGGGCGACGGCGCACGCAACGACAACTTCCGTGCGCGCCGCTATATCGCCAAGTACACCATCAACCCCGCGATTGCGCACGGCGTGAGCCACGAAGTGGGCAGCATCGAAGTGGGCAAGTGGGCCGACCTCGTGATCTGGAAACCCGCGTTCTTCGGCGTGAAGCCCTCCGTCATCATGAAGGGCGGCTTCATCGCCATGGCCGCCATGGGCGATCCGAACGCATCGATCCCCACACCGCAGCCAGTGCACTATCGCCCGATGTTCGGCAGCTTCGGCGGCGCGATTGCCAAGACCTCGCTGACGTTTGTCTCGCAAGCCGGTTTGCAAGCGGGCATTGGCGAGCGCTTTGGTCTCGCCAAGCAACTGTCCGCCGTGAAGGGCATTCGCGGCGTGGGCAAGCGCGACATGATCTTGAATGACTACGCGCCGCGCATGGAAGTCGACGCGCAGACCTATGCCGTGCGCGCCGATGGCGATCTGCTGACTTGCGAGCCTGCGGTCAGCCTGCCGATGGCGCAGCGTTATTTTCTGTTCTAGACCATGCTGAACCAGCCCTCAACGTGCCGCATATCCCTGAATCGGGCGGCCTGCGTCGTTGCAAATGCTCGCAATAGCACGGGCTATTGCTGCGCTTTGCGCCTCGCATCCCATCCCGATGCAGGGCATGCGGACACGTCAGGACTGGTCCATCCCGGTCTTGAGCTGAAAAGGACTGTTCGGATGCTCTCTGCCCGTGCCGCGATACCAAGCCAGCCAGTCGCTCGCGTCGATGACCGGCGTGCCTTGCACAATCGCGGGCAGCGCTTCGTAGAACAGCACGCGCAGGCTCTGCTCGTCGCCATCGGGCAGGGCCACCTTCACTTCCAGAATGCGTTTCGCGTATTCGCCAAAGTCCTGCGGCCAGATGCCTTCGATGCCGTCCATGGCCTGCTCCAGCGCATCGTTGAGCGGGTACACCTCGGCCAGCACGGATTGCGTTCCGTCGAGCGAAAGACCGGGGTACCAGCCCAGATCATGCAAGGTGCCGGTGAGCAGCGTGACACCCGTGCGCACAATGCCCGGCTGCAGCCGCGCGATGTCGTTCACGCCACCCGCGCGCAGCGTGCCGTAAACGGCCACATGCAGCGCGCCGCAAGCGTGCCAAGGGGCTTGTTGGTCGGAAGCGGGGGTGGTGATGGTGGAAGCAGTCTGACCCATGGTGCCAATGTAATTTCTGTGAAAAGACCCCATCACATGCATGTTGCATGCCATATGCATCTCGGGTTCTCTAATTCTTCTGTGGATGGATGACGCAGACATGCTGCAAATGAACAAACTGCTCGCGCAAGGCGCGGGCCTCTCCAACGTGTTGATCAAGCGCGCCACCACGGTCGAACTCGATTGGGACGTGCGCCAGAAAAGCCGCTTTGCCGCGACAGACAGCGCGGGCCGCGAGCTGGCCATCTTTCTGCCGCGCGGTCAGGCCGTGCGCGGTGGCGATGTGTTGGTCGGCGAAGACGGCTCGCTGGTGCGTGTGATCGCCGCGCCGCAAAAGGTGCTGCACATCACTTGGTGCAAGGACCACGGCACGGCCTTCGACCTGATGCGCGCGGCCTACCACCTCGGCAATCGCCATGTGCCCATCGAGCTGCAACCCGATCACCTCAAGATCGAGCCCGACCATGTGCTGGCCGACATGCTGCGCAGCATGCACATGATCGTGCACGAGGCCGATCTGCCCTTCGAGCCCGAAGGCGGTGCATACGGTGGTCATGTGACCAACGATGGGCACAGCCACCACGGTCATCACCATCAACATCATCACGCGCACGGTGAGCACGAACACGATCACCACCACGGGCATTGAGTGAGCGACATGTCGTCCAACGCCTGCGCCCCAACGCTCTCCGCGCACAGCCTGCTGCAGCTCATGTGGCTGGCTTCGCCCGCGTTGCCGATTGGCGGCTTCTCCTATTCGGAAGGTCTGGAAGCCGCCATCGAAGCGGGCCGCGTGCATGACGAAGCAAGCGCCGCGGATTGGCTGGTGCATCAACTGCACCTGACCCAATCACGCAGCGACATCGCCGTGATCGCGCAGGCCATTCCTGCGTGGCGCGCTGGCGATGCCGTGCGCGTGCAGTCGCTCAACGACTGGGTGATCGAAACGCGCGAGACCAGCGAGCTGCGTCTGCAAAGCGAGCAGATGGGCCAGTCGCTGGTCGCGTGGCTGCGCAATCAGCATCCGGGCAACGAAGCGGTGGAGCAGTTGGCGCAGCTCTCCAACCGCACGCCGACTTATCCCATCGCGTTTGCATTGGCCGCCTCGCTCACGCAGGCACCGCTGCAGGACTGCCTGCTGTCCTATGCCTTCGGCTGGGCCGAAAACATGGTGCAAGCCGCCATCAAAGCCGTGCCGCTCGGGCAGAGCGCAGGGCAACGCATTCTGGCGCGACTGGCGGGCGAAATCCCTGCCGCAGTGAATGCCGCCATGTTGCTGCCGGACAATGAACGGGTCGCGTTTTCGCCCATGCTGGCGATTCTTTCTGCAAGGCACGAGCACCAGTACTCGCGTATCTTTCGCAGTTGATCCGCAAGCCACCCGCAGGAGCCCAACGCACCATGAACAGCCTGAATAGCAGCACAAATTTTGCCCGCCTTCCCGAGCCACCGTACTACGCCGTCATCTTCAGTTCGCAACGCACGGATGGCGATAAAGGCTACGCAGCCATGGCGGATCGCATGGCCGAACTGGCATCGCAGCAACCCGGTTATCTCGGGGCGGAAAGCGTGCGCGATGCCCAGGGCTTCGGCATCACCGTGTTGTACTGGCAAAGCGAGGAAGCCATTCGCCACTGGAAGCAGAACACCGAACACCAACTCGCGCGCGAGCAAGGTCGCACCGGTTGGTACGCGCATTTCGAACTGCGCATCGCCAAGGTCGAGCGCGCTTACGGCAAAGCGCCGTGAGTGATCTTCAAAACACATTTTTCCAGGTCGAGATTCAAATGAGCCATAACGCCACCGCACTGCACCACATCTCCAACCGCACCAAGAAGCTGCCGCCCCTGCGCGTTGGCATTGGCGGCCCGGTCGGCTCCGGCAAGACCACGCTGCTCGAAATGCTCTGCAAGGCCATGCGCGAGAAGTGGGACTTGATCGCCATCACCAACGACATCTACACCAAGGAAGACCAGCGCCTGCTCACCATCAGCGGCGCGCTGCCTGCCGAGCGCATCATGGGCGTGGAAACGGGCGGCTGCCCGCACACGGCGATCCGCGAAGACGCGTCCATCAACCTCGAAGCCATCGACCGCATGCTGGGCGATTTTCCCAACGCCGACATCGTCTTCATCGAATCCGGCGGCGACAACCTGGCCGCGACTTTCAGCCCGGAACTCAGCGACCTGACGATCTACGTGATCGACGTGGCAGCGGGCGAAAAGATCCCGCGCAAGGGCGGCCCCGGCATCACCAAGAGCGACCTCTTCGTCATCAACAAGACCGACCTCGCGCCACATGTGGGCGCCAACCTCGACGTGATGAAGAGCGACACCGAACGCATGCGCAACACGGCCAAGGGCATGAAGCCGTTCGTGATGACGAACCTGAAGACGCTGTCGGGTCTGGATGACGTGGTGGCCTTCATCGAAAAGCAGGGCCTGCTGACCGCGTGAGCGTCTGGGTGGACTAGGGTTCGACGCAGTTTCGCTGCGCCGCCCGTTCAGTAGAATCGCGCCAAGTTACACCACCAACAAGCGCGGCTACATTGGACAAGACATTCATCAAAGGGCTAGTGCTCCTCGAAGCCATGGCCCGCAATGACAAGGGCTCGGGCGTCAGCGAGCTCGCATCGCAGTTGCTGCTCAACAAGAGCAATGTGCACCGCCTGCTGCAGGCCCTCGTGCACCAGGGCTTCGCGCGCAAGAACGCCGACACCAACCGCTACGAGCTCACCATGAAGATGTGGGAGCTGGGCTCGCGCATCTCCTCCAAGCTCGACGTGCGCCTGGAATCGCTGCCCTTCATGAAGCAGCTCGCCGAAGAAACGCAGGAGACCGTGCACTTGTCGATCCTCGACGGCGCGGAAGTGCTCTACATCGAAAAGATCGACAGCCCACAACCCGTGCGCGCCTACACCACCGTCGGCGGCCGCGCCCCCGCGCAATGCGTGGCCACCGGCAAATCCATGCTGGCCTGGGCGGATGAGGAAGTGCTTGCCATCGTGAAGAACCGCCTCAAGCCGCATACCGAAAAATCCATCGTGCGCTTCGGCGATCTGCGCAAGCAACTCGAAGACATCCGCACCAAGGGCTACGCGATCAACACCGGCGAATGGCGCGAACAGGTCGTCGGCGCAGCCGCCCCGATCCGCGACGCTTCGGGCCAGGTGGTGGCGGCACTGGGGATTTCCGGGCCTGCGGAGCGCTTGAGCATCGAGGCGCTGGAGAAGAGTGGAAAGCGGCTGATCGAAGTGACGGAGATGGTGTCGCGGAGGTTGGGGTTCAGTCGGGGGTATTGACGATTCGCGACGAACGGCATTTAGGGGGTGTCATGCATGCACTTGTCGAATTGGTGGCCCGGTGGAGGAATGAAGGTCTGGACTTGGCGGAACCTGTGTCGGCGGCGCAAGTGCAGGCAGTCTTTTCCAAACTGGGCGCTACCGCTACTCCTGATGTGCTTGCGATGTATGCCGCGATCGGCGGAATGCACGAAATGGACAGGGAGCTTTGGTGTCTCTGGCCGTTGGAGTTGATCGAGCGGGAGAACGTGGATTCTTCGCCAGATGGCGTGCTGTTTGCCGACTACATGATCAATTGTTGGTGCTATCGGTTGAAGAACAATGGAGATGGCACCAGCGCGGTATGGGTTGATCCTCCGGATGGCTCGTCATCTGTTCCAGTGGCCAGAACGTTGGCTGAATTTTTTGAGTTGTACAAGACCGATGCGACGCAACTGCTGGACCCTGCGGCTAGTCAGTGATCGAAAGGGGAGCGATGATCTTTTTGGCAATCACCCCGAAGGGGCTTGAGGATGCACTGAGCATCGCGCGGAAATCCGGAGCGCAAGTCTGGTGTGGCGCTGATGCAATTTCGGAGGACAAGTACCGCGAGACGACAGGCGGTCATCTTTCGCGATTCAACTACGAGCTCGGGGTAAGAGACCGCGAAGTCATCGAGGGTGCAGTAGACACAATCAGCGGGCACCATCCTGACGAGACGGTGTGGGTGGAGGCGGTGTCGCCAGATACTGACGCAATCGATGCGAGGGCGTCGGAGTCGAGCAGTCCTGAAATGAAAAAGTCTGAGCACCTCGATCTGTCTGCCAGCGCTGCTCAGAGGCTGGCACAGTTGGGCGGTAGTGACCCGGACGGTGGCGAAATCCCTCGTCGCGGAAGCCACTCAGAAGAAGGATGAGTCAGGCACCTGTCCTGCAATCGTGGATCGGGACGAGAACTCAGCGGCTCTCACCCCGATACACCCGAATCCTTTCCTTCAATCCCGGCGCAGAAGCCGATGCCACCAGCGCCGCCATGTCCCCGTCGCGATGCGCAGTGTCTCGCGTCAGGTCACGCAGAAACTGACGGCTTGCTGCGGGCAAAGACAAGGTGCTTGCGCTCACTTGTTCGATCAGCGCAGGCCATTCTTCCTGCATCTTCGTGCCTTGCAAAAAGCCGATGCGTTGCGCGTGTTCGTCGTTGAACGTGGCAGTGGTTTCGAGCAACGAATAAGCATTGCTCTCGCCTACTAGACCTGCAAGGCGGCGTGTGCCCAAAGCCAGGCCGAATTTCAAACCGGGCATGCGAAATTTGCTTTGTGGGGCGCACCAGCGATGACGGCACGCTGCAAACAGATCGACACCCGCGCCAAAGTTGTTGCCGTGCGCGAGTGCGAGCGTGGCGAAGGGGCCGTAGGCGATCTCTTGCAGCAGGGTTTCGATGCGCACAAAACGCAGCAGCAAGTCGCCTTCGCTTTGCTCTTCAAAGCCGGTGAAATCGAATCCGGCGGAGAAATTCGCGCCCGCGCCTTGCAGCACCAGCAGCGGTGCCTGCGCGGCTTTGGCGTCCTGTACTGCGGCGAGCAGTGCTTCGATCAGATCGGACGAGAGCGCGTTGCGCTTTTCCGGGCGATTGAGCGTGAGCGTCCAGTGCGTGGGCTGCTTGTCGATGAGCAGCACGGGGGGGGTTGTCGAGGACGGATCGCAGCTCATTTCGCAGCCACCTTGTCGCCCGCCAGAAGCTCGTCGTTGTGCTCCCCGAGAGCGGGCGGATTCATGCGCACGGGCTGGCCCTGGCCGTTGATCTTGATGGGCGAGACAAAGGTTTGCGTGACGTTGTCGCCCGGCAGGGTGATGTCCTGCACCCAGTCCATGTGCTCGACCTGCGGGTCCTTGAGCACCTGTGAATACGTGTTGATCGGCGCGCTGGGCACACCGACCTTGGCGAATTCCGCGAGCCAGTGCGCGGCGTCCTTTTGCAGAAACTTCACTTCGAGCAGATCGCGCAGTGCCACCTGATTCCTGGCGCGCGTGGTGGGCGAGGTGAAGCGCTCATCGTTCAGCAGCTCGGGCATGCCGACGACTTCGGTCACCGAGCGCCACAGCGCGTTGTTGCCTGCGGCCATGGCGAAGTAGCCATCGCTGCAGCGGAAGGCCTGATAAGGCGCGTTGCGCGGATGCGCGGAGCCGAGCTTGCCGGGGTCACGGCCGCTGCCGAAATATTCCGAGGTCTGCAATGCCGCGATGGCGAGCGATGTGCCGAGCATGGGCACGTCGATGTGCGCGCCTTCGCCGGTCTGCTGCACATGACGCAGCGACGCGGCGACGGAGTACGCGGCGTACAGGCCCGCGGCAAAGTCGCTCAGCGGCACGCCGCATTTGACGGGCGCGCCGCCGTTCTCGCCGGTCACGCTCATGATGCCGCTCATCGCCTGAATCGTGAGGTCAAACCCGCCTTCGCTCGCGCGCGGGCCGGTCTGGCCGTAAGCGGAAATCGAGCAGTACAGCAGGCGCGGGTTCGCGGCTTTCAGCGATTCGTAGTCAAGGCCCAGTCGCTTCATCACGCCGGGTCGGTTGTTCTCGATGAGCACATCGGCGGTCTTCACCAGTTCGCGCAACTTGACCAGATCGTCGGGCGATTTGAGATCCAACGTGACCGAGCGCTTGTTGCGGTTGAGCGAGGCAAAGTTCTCGCTGAACCCATCGGTGATCGGCGGCCAGGTGCGCAGCGTGTCGCCGCCCGTGGGGTTCTCGATCTTGATGAGATCCGCCCCCATGTCAGCCAGCAACAGCCCGCAGAACGGCCCGGCCGCGACATTGCACAGTTCGAGCACGCGCACGCCCTGCAGGGGAAGAATGGTGTTCTTGGGGTCCATGGGATGAGGTCTCCGGTCAGTACGCTGAAATTTTAATGTTCCAAAATATGGAACAGTGTTTCTGGAATTCGATGCTGCAAATTCTAGTCAGGTTCGAGGCTCGGTCAACCCGAAAGGCTTTCAGTCATGGATGCAATGTCGGGCGGCGAGCCAATGGCGCAATGGCCTGAAATGCCTTGAATCCAGCGGTATTGCAGCATTTCACGGCATCACTTTTACCCGATCTGCATATCTGGTTTGCGCATGAGCATGCTCGGAATCCGCATTGACATGGCATTTTCGCCGCGCCTATAGTGCTTGCATCCCATTTTGAAAACGGGCACCTCAGGTTGGCTTGGACGCAGAGAGAAGACCGAGTACGACTCGGTTTCTTTTTGGCCTGAGCAGAAAACAATGTTCCAAAATATGGAAATTTGATTTTCAGCCTGTCGCATCCGACGCGAACCAATCTGACTTGGGACCGCCCTCAACACAACAACAAAGCTTATGCACAAGCGTTTGGAAGATTTCGTCACTGCGATGACACAACTGGTGGGTGACGCACCCAAGGACGAGCCGCGCATCCTGAAAGAAGGCTCGCGCCTGCTGGGTGATCTGGTGCGTCATGACGACTGGCTCGAAGACCAGCATGCCGTGCCGCATGCGCAGTTCTATCAGCAATACCTGCTCTACCGCGCGCCGGACGATGCATTCTCTGTCGTGAGCTTTGTGTGGGGACCGGGTCAGAAGACGCCGATTCACGACCACACGGTGTGGGGGCTGATCGGCATGCTGCGCAATGCGGAAGTGTCGCAGTCGTTCGACCGTGACGAGAACACCGGCACGCTGACCGCTACCGAGCAGGTGCGGCTGGAGCCGGGATCGGTCGAGGCAGTGTCGCCGACCATCGGCGATGTGCATCAGGTGATCAATGCCTTTGATGACCGCGTGTCCATCAGCATCCATGTCTATGGCGCGGACATCGGCAAGGTGCGCCGCCATGTGTTCGATCCCGCGACGGGTGCGGCCAAGGAGTTTGTTTCGGGCTACGCCAACTAGCGCGCAGCCCAGACATCGAGGTGGCTTTGTCGCCTCATGTACCCATATTCAAGGAAAGTGGTTTTCCCGATCCCCCAAGGGTGTGACCGCGCCATCGTGGACAGGCTGACAGCGGCGTGCAGAACGGTCATTGAAGACAACAGGATCTTGATGGACAAGTGAGTGAGCCTCATGCCTCATCATGAGCGGGTATTGAAGAGTGAAAAGAAGTTGGAATTGCGATATGGATAAGGTCACGACAACAGGCAATCACGACAACAAAAACGGCGCGGATGTGCTGGTGGATACGCTGCTGGCCAATCAGGTCGATGTGTGCTTTGCCAACCCAGGAACGTCGGAGATGCACTTCGTCGCCGCACTCGACCGCAAGCCGCAGATGCGCTGCGTGCTGGGGCTTTTCGAAGGCGTGGTGACCGGCGCGGCCGATGGCTATGCGCGCATGGCGGACAAGCCCGCATGCACGCTGCTGCATACCGGTCCGGGCCTTGCCAATGCACTGGCCAACATGCACAACGCGCGCCGAGCCAACACGCCCATGGTGAACATCGTGGGTGACCATGCGAGCTACCACCTGCACCACGACGCGCCGCTCACCAGCGACATCGAATCGCTGGCACGTCCCATGTCCAAATGGGTGGGCCGCGTGCGCAACGCGAGCGAGGTTGCGCAGCAGGCTGCGGAGGCGATCCACGCATCGACCACGCTTGGTGGCGGAGTGACCACGCTGATCCTGCCTGCCGATGCGGCATGGTCCGAGACTTCGGTAGCGCCCGTGATCGCACAGCCGCCACAGACC
This genomic stretch from Diaphorobacter sp. HDW4B harbors:
- a CDS encoding CaiB/BaiF CoA-transferase family protein, encoding MDPKNTILPLQGVRVLELCNVAAGPFCGLLLADMGADLIKIENPTGGDTLRTWPPITDGFSENFASLNRNKRSVTLDLKSPDDLVKLRELVKTADVLIENNRPGVMKRLGLDYESLKAANPRLLYCSISAYGQTGPRASEGGFDLTIQAMSGIMSVTGENGGAPVKCGVPLSDFAAGLYAAYSVAASLRHVQQTGEGAHIDVPMLGTSLAIAALQTSEYFGSGRDPGKLGSAHPRNAPYQAFRCSDGYFAMAAGNNALWRSVTEVVGMPELLNDERFTSPTTRARNQVALRDLLEVKFLQKDAAHWLAEFAKVGVPSAPINTYSQVLKDPQVEHMDWVQDITLPGDNVTQTFVSPIKINGQGQPVRMNPPALGEHNDELLAGDKVAAK
- a CDS encoding HupE/UreJ family protein, with amino-acid sequence MKTLHKLLVASTGAALAAAAPLSAFAHAGDHTHSHGVLDSFAQAFAHPFTGADHLAAMVAVGVWSALAVRPAWRAPLAFVALLVAGCVAGFAGLVVPGVEPMIAASVLVLGLLVAVQKRMPWGVAALLAGTFAFFHGAAHGAELAADTGLMAAAALAGMALGSATLHLTGMALGNAALQRHTWIARAGGVATAALGAFMLTRLA
- a CDS encoding urease subunit beta — its product is MIPGELLIDEGHHELNVGREPITLLVKNASDRPIQVGSHYHFTETNAGLSFDRQAAHGMRLNIASGMAVRFEPGQQRTVELVPFAGDRQIYGFRALIMGGI
- the ureG gene encoding urease accessory protein UreG gives rise to the protein MSHNATALHHISNRTKKLPPLRVGIGGPVGSGKTTLLEMLCKAMREKWDLIAITNDIYTKEDQRLLTISGALPAERIMGVETGGCPHTAIREDASINLEAIDRMLGDFPNADIVFIESGGDNLAATFSPELSDLTIYVIDVAAGEKIPRKGGPGITKSDLFVINKTDLAPHVGANLDVMKSDTERMRNTAKGMKPFVMTNLKTLSGLDDVVAFIEKQGLLTA
- a CDS encoding enoyl-CoA hydratase/isomerase family protein; the encoded protein is MSCDPSSTTPPVLLIDKQPTHWTLTLNRPEKRNALSSDLIEALLAAVQDAKAAQAPLLVLQGAGANFSAGFDFTGFEEQSEGDLLLRFVRIETLLQEIAYGPFATLALAHGNNFGAGVDLFAACRHRWCAPQSKFRMPGLKFGLALGTRRLAGLVGESNAYSLLETTATFNDEHAQRIGFLQGTKMQEEWPALIEQVSASTLSLPAASRQFLRDLTRDTAHRDGDMAALVASASAPGLKERIRVYRGESR
- a CDS encoding gamma-glutamylcyclotransferase; the protein is MGQTASTITTPASDQQAPWHACGALHVAVYGTLRAGGVNDIARLQPGIVRTGVTLLTGTLHDLGWYPGLSLDGTQSVLAEVYPLNDALEQAMDGIEGIWPQDFGEYAKRILEVKVALPDGDEQSLRVLFYEALPAIVQGTPVIDASDWLAWYRGTGREHPNSPFQLKTGMDQS
- a CDS encoding IclR family transcriptional regulator, whose protein sequence is MARNDKGSGVSELASQLLLNKSNVHRLLQALVHQGFARKNADTNRYELTMKMWELGSRISSKLDVRLESLPFMKQLAEETQETVHLSILDGAEVLYIEKIDSPQPVRAYTTVGGRAPAQCVATGKSMLAWADEEVLAIVKNRLKPHTEKSIVRFGDLRKQLEDIRTKGYAINTGEWREQVVGAAAPIRDASGQVVAALGISGPAERLSIEALEKSGKRLIEVTEMVSRRLGFSRGY
- the ureC gene encoding urease subunit alpha; protein product: MAKIDKRAYAETFGPTVGDRVRLADTDLIIEVEQDYTLRAGTYGEEVKFGGGKTIRDGMAQSQRARSQGAMDTVMTNALILDHWGIVKADIGLNDGRIAAIGKAGNPDTQPGVDIIIGPGTEIISCEGCIVTAGGIDSHIHFIAPQQIDEALASGITTMIGGGTGPATGTFATTCTPGPWNMERMLQAADAFPMNLGFLGKGNASLPQGLHEQISAGAIGLKLHEDWGSTPAAIDNCLNVAEETDTQVAIHTDTLNESGFVEDTVAAFKGRTIHTFHTEGAGGGHAPDILKVVGEANVLPSSTNPTRPYTINTLDEHVDMLMVCHHLDPSIAEDLAFAESRIRKETIAAEDILHDLGAISMFSSDSQAMGRVGEVVLRTWQTAHKMKLQRGALKGDGARNDNFRARRYIAKYTINPAIAHGVSHEVGSIEVGKWADLVIWKPAFFGVKPSVIMKGGFIAMAAMGDPNASIPTPQPVHYRPMFGSFGGAIAKTSLTFVSQAGLQAGIGERFGLAKQLSAVKGIRGVGKRDMILNDYAPRMEVDAQTYAVRADGDLLTCEPAVSLPMAQRYFLF
- a CDS encoding urease subunit gamma — protein: MELTPREKDKLLIFTAALLAERRKARGLKLNYPESVAFISAAVMEGARDGKTVAQLMSEGRTILTRDDVMDGIAEMIPDIQVEATFPDGTKLVTVHQPII
- a CDS encoding urease accessory protein UreF — protein: MSSNACAPTLSAHSLLQLMWLASPALPIGGFSYSEGLEAAIEAGRVHDEASAADWLVHQLHLTQSRSDIAVIAQAIPAWRAGDAVRVQSLNDWVIETRETSELRLQSEQMGQSLVAWLRNQHPGNEAVEQLAQLSNRTPTYPIAFALAASLTQAPLQDCLLSYAFGWAENMVQAAIKAVPLGQSAGQRILARLAGEIPAAVNAAMLLPDNERVAFSPMLAILSARHEHQYSRIFRS
- the ureE gene encoding urease accessory protein UreE; translation: MLQMNKLLAQGAGLSNVLIKRATTVELDWDVRQKSRFAATDSAGRELAIFLPRGQAVRGGDVLVGEDGSLVRVIAAPQKVLHITWCKDHGTAFDLMRAAYHLGNRHVPIELQPDHLKIEPDHVLADMLRSMHMIVHEADLPFEPEGGAYGGHVTNDGHSHHGHHHQHHHAHGEHEHDHHHGH
- a CDS encoding cysteine dioxygenase; protein product: MHKRLEDFVTAMTQLVGDAPKDEPRILKEGSRLLGDLVRHDDWLEDQHAVPHAQFYQQYLLYRAPDDAFSVVSFVWGPGQKTPIHDHTVWGLIGMLRNAEVSQSFDRDENTGTLTATEQVRLEPGSVEAVSPTIGDVHQVINAFDDRVSISIHVYGADIGKVRRHVFDPATGAAKEFVSGYAN
- a CDS encoding antibiotic biosynthesis monooxygenase; the encoded protein is MNSLNSSTNFARLPEPPYYAVIFSSQRTDGDKGYAAMADRMAELASQQPGYLGAESVRDAQGFGITVLYWQSEEAIRHWKQNTEHQLAREQGRTGWYAHFELRIAKVERAYGKAP